A region of Bacillota bacterium DNA encodes the following proteins:
- the tmk gene encoding dTMP kinase — translation MQGVFLTFEGIDGCGKSTQAARLARWLEERGCSVVLTREPGGTRLGAELRRLLLAGRQVEAGGAQAGAEAAEEGLAPVPMAEMLLLAADRAQHVACVIRPALAAGKVVISDRYVDSSLAYQAAALGLPEEAVRRVNEVATGGLRPHLTFLLDLDPARAYVRDGAAPDRIEGRGLEFQRRVRTAYRELARREPERWVVLDVEGRSVEEVHALVAAAVQERLGLGKVAMPG, via the coding sequence GTGCAGGGCGTGTTCTTGACGTTTGAAGGCATCGACGGCTGCGGGAAGAGCACCCAGGCCGCGCGGCTGGCGCGCTGGCTGGAGGAGCGGGGCTGTTCCGTGGTCCTCACGCGCGAGCCGGGCGGCACGCGCCTCGGCGCGGAGCTGCGCCGGCTGCTGCTGGCGGGGCGGCAGGTGGAAGCGGGAGGCGCGCAGGCCGGGGCCGAGGCCGCCGAGGAAGGGCTGGCGCCGGTGCCGATGGCGGAGATGTTGCTGCTGGCGGCCGATCGGGCGCAGCACGTGGCCTGCGTCATCCGGCCGGCGCTGGCGGCAGGCAAAGTGGTCATCAGCGATCGCTACGTCGACTCGAGCCTCGCGTACCAGGCCGCGGCCCTGGGGCTGCCCGAGGAGGCCGTGCGCCGGGTGAACGAGGTGGCGACGGGCGGCCTGCGCCCGCACTTGACGTTTCTTCTCGACTTGGACCCGGCCCGGGCGTACGTGCGGGACGGCGCGGCGCCGGACCGCATCGAGGGGCGGGGGCTGGAGTTTCAGCGCCGCGTGCGGACCGCCTACCGCGAGCTGGCGCGCCGGGAGCCGGAGCGCTGGGTGGTGCTGGACGTCGAGGGACGTTCGGTGGAGGAAGTGCACGCCTTGGTGGCGGCCGCGGTGCAAGAGCGGCTGGGCCTGGGCAAGGTGGCGATGCCGGGATGA
- a CDS encoding single-stranded DNA-binding protein — translation MVARREEIVDDLDKLLNVLPPRVRDALVSLGNFSELLEIVLDLGRKPEARFRDGFVYLSEEPVTREDIDYVVQRVGEFGDDNRAGIEATLHRISAIRNRKGVIVGLTCRIGRAVFGTIDIIRDVIESGQSILLLGRPGVGKTTMLRETARVLADELNKRVVIVDTSNEIAGDGDVPHPAIGHARRMQVPNTRQQAKVMIEAVENHMPEVIVIDEISTEEEALAARTIAERGVQLVATAHGNTLENLVLNPSLSDLIGGIQVVTLGDEEARKRGTQKTVLERKAPPTFPIVIELQDRDRLAVHRDVATTVDLWLRGMTPRPEIRSRTQSGEIHITKSFDVDELEEADELADGRPKFSGVIRIYPYAVSRNRLERAIAELRAPVELTDDLRHAHMVLTLKGHYRKLPKRLRDAERDGMPIHFVRSNTVTQLQNFIASLMEGSDEEAEAILEAEEGIQRVLQKPEPVELPPRKAHLRRLQHDIVARARLRSTSIGEEPNRRVLIMPVPLNDEE, via the coding sequence GTGGTGGCCAGGCGCGAAGAAATCGTCGACGACCTGGATAAGCTGCTGAACGTGCTGCCGCCGCGGGTGCGGGACGCGCTGGTCAGCCTCGGCAATTTCTCGGAGCTGCTGGAGATCGTGCTTGACCTGGGGCGCAAGCCCGAAGCCCGCTTTCGCGATGGTTTCGTCTACCTCAGCGAGGAGCCCGTCACCCGCGAGGATATCGACTACGTGGTGCAGCGCGTGGGGGAGTTCGGCGACGACAACCGGGCCGGCATCGAGGCGACGCTGCACCGCATCTCAGCCATTCGCAACCGCAAGGGCGTCATCGTCGGGCTGACGTGCCGCATCGGCCGGGCCGTGTTCGGCACCATCGACATCATCCGCGACGTCATCGAGTCGGGCCAGAGCATCTTGCTGCTGGGCCGGCCGGGCGTGGGCAAGACCACCATGCTGCGGGAAACGGCGCGGGTGCTGGCGGACGAGCTGAACAAGCGGGTCGTCATCGTCGACACGTCCAACGAAATCGCCGGCGACGGCGACGTTCCGCATCCGGCTATCGGCCACGCGCGGCGCATGCAGGTGCCCAACACGCGGCAGCAAGCCAAGGTCATGATTGAGGCCGTCGAAAACCACATGCCGGAAGTCATCGTCATCGACGAGATCAGCACCGAGGAAGAAGCGCTGGCGGCCCGCACCATCGCGGAGCGGGGCGTGCAGCTGGTGGCGACGGCCCACGGCAACACGCTGGAAAACCTGGTGCTGAACCCGTCGCTGTCGGATCTCATCGGCGGCATTCAGGTGGTGACGCTGGGCGACGAGGAAGCGCGCAAGCGGGGCACGCAGAAGACGGTGCTGGAGCGCAAGGCGCCGCCTACGTTCCCCATCGTCATCGAGCTGCAGGACCGGGACCGCCTGGCGGTGCACCGCGACGTGGCCACCACGGTGGACCTCTGGCTGCGGGGCATGACGCCGCGGCCGGAAATCCGCAGCCGGACCCAGTCCGGAGAGATCCACATCACGAAGTCGTTCGACGTCGACGAGCTGGAGGAGGCGGACGAGCTGGCGGACGGGCGCCCGAAATTCAGCGGCGTCATCCGCATCTACCCCTACGCCGTCAGCCGCAACCGGCTTGAGCGGGCCATCGCCGAGCTGCGGGCGCCGGTGGAGCTCACCGACGACTTGCGCCACGCCCACATGGTGCTGACGCTCAAGGGCCACTACCGCAAGCTGCCCAAGCGGCTGCGGGACGCCGAGCGAGACGGCATGCCGATTCACTTCGTCCGCAGCAACACGGTGACGCAGCTGCAAAACTTTATCGCCTCGCTCATGGAAGGCTCCGACGAAGAAGCCGAAGCCATTCTGGAAGCGGAAGAAGGCATCCAGCGGGTGCTGCAAAAACCGGAGCCCGTGGAGCTGCCGCCGCGCAAGGCGCACCTGCGCCGCCTGCAGCACGACATCGTCGCCCGGGCGCGGCTTCGCTCCACCAGCATCGGCGAGGAGCCGAACCGCCGGGTGCTCATTATGCCGGTGCCGCTGAACGACGAGGAATGA
- a CDS encoding methionine--tRNA ligase, translated as MEEKTFYITTPIYYPNDRLHIGHTYTTVAADALARYHRLLGHKTWFLTGTDEHGLNVERAARRLGKEPLEYVTPIVEWIKDLWATLEIRYDDFIRTTEERHKRVVQHFFQRLYEQGDIYKGTYKGLYCVNCEAYYTEDELKDGKICPVHERPVEWVEEESYFFRLSKYGPRLLEHIKQHPEFVQPESRRNEVVRFIERGLEDLSVSRTSFRWGVPVPFDDKHVIYVWIDALTNYISALGYPDGEKYRTFWPADVHLIGKDILRFHAIIWPAILMALGLPLPKTVYGHGWLLIDGGKIGKSRAGGQVIDPKQLVQKYGVDAVRYFLLREVPFGDDGSYSEEALVRRINADLANDLGNLVWRTLSMIERYTEGRVPEPSAAADDGVLRETAARVFDKVEAALDRLELDKALQAAWDLPKRVNKYIDENAPWDLHKQGKTERLHTVLYNAAEAIRLCGVLLSPFLVHTPGRIFQQLGLDVPADGWRWQAARQWGGLTPGLAVRKGEPLFPRLDVEQVLGISSQQPAAQAGGSAAAAPGGQATAAAAGEKAGAPEKAAAGAGGAQGQGPAQIDIATFQQVDLRVAEVLAAERIQGADRLLKLQVDVGGERRQIVAGIAQHYAPEELVGRRIVIVANLKPAKLRGELSQGMLLAATDEDGVLSLLTTDKNVKPGAKVK; from the coding sequence ATGGAGGAGAAAACGTTTTACATTACGACGCCGATTTACTACCCCAACGATCGGCTCCATATCGGCCACACGTACACGACGGTGGCGGCCGACGCACTGGCCCGCTACCACCGCCTGCTGGGCCACAAGACGTGGTTCTTGACCGGCACCGACGAGCACGGGCTCAACGTGGAGAGGGCGGCTCGCCGGCTGGGCAAAGAGCCGCTGGAGTACGTGACGCCCATCGTCGAGTGGATCAAGGACTTGTGGGCGACGCTGGAAATTCGCTACGACGACTTCATCCGCACGACGGAGGAGCGCCACAAGCGGGTCGTCCAGCATTTCTTCCAGCGGTTGTACGAGCAGGGCGACATTTACAAAGGCACGTACAAAGGGTTGTATTGCGTCAACTGCGAGGCGTACTACACCGAGGACGAGCTGAAAGACGGCAAGATTTGCCCGGTGCACGAGCGGCCCGTCGAGTGGGTCGAAGAGGAGAGCTACTTCTTCCGCCTCTCCAAGTACGGCCCGCGGCTTTTGGAGCACATCAAGCAGCACCCCGAGTTCGTGCAGCCCGAAAGCCGGCGCAACGAGGTGGTGCGCTTCATCGAGCGCGGGCTGGAGGACTTGTCCGTCTCCCGTACGTCGTTCCGCTGGGGCGTGCCGGTGCCGTTTGACGACAAGCACGTCATCTACGTCTGGATCGACGCGCTGACCAACTACATCTCCGCGCTGGGCTATCCGGACGGCGAGAAGTACCGGACGTTCTGGCCGGCGGACGTGCACCTGATCGGCAAGGACATCTTGCGCTTCCACGCCATCATCTGGCCGGCCATCCTGATGGCGCTGGGCTTGCCGCTGCCTAAGACCGTCTACGGCCACGGCTGGTTGCTCATCGACGGCGGCAAGATCGGCAAGTCGCGGGCCGGCGGTCAAGTCATCGACCCGAAGCAGCTGGTGCAAAAGTACGGCGTCGACGCGGTGCGGTATTTCCTGCTGCGGGAAGTGCCCTTCGGCGACGACGGCTCCTACTCGGAAGAGGCGCTGGTGCGGCGCATCAATGCGGACTTGGCCAACGATCTGGGCAACCTGGTCTGGCGCACGCTGTCCATGATCGAGCGGTACACCGAGGGACGGGTGCCGGAGCCGTCGGCCGCGGCGGACGACGGCGTGCTGCGGGAGACAGCGGCGCGCGTTTTTGACAAGGTGGAGGCGGCGCTGGACCGGCTGGAGCTGGACAAGGCGCTGCAGGCGGCGTGGGACTTGCCGAAGCGGGTGAACAAGTACATCGATGAAAACGCGCCGTGGGACTTGCACAAGCAAGGCAAGACGGAGCGGCTGCATACGGTGCTGTACAACGCGGCCGAAGCCATCCGGCTGTGCGGCGTGCTGCTGAGCCCGTTCCTGGTCCACACTCCGGGCCGCATCTTCCAGCAGCTAGGGTTGGACGTGCCGGCAGACGGCTGGCGCTGGCAGGCGGCGCGGCAGTGGGGCGGCCTTACGCCAGGCCTGGCGGTGCGCAAGGGCGAGCCGCTCTTCCCGCGCCTTGACGTGGAGCAGGTGCTCGGCATCTCGAGCCAGCAGCCCGCGGCGCAGGCCGGCGGGAGCGCGGCGGCCGCGCCGGGCGGCCAAGCGACCGCTGCGGCCGCTGGGGAAAAAGCCGGCGCGCCGGAAAAGGCGGCCGCCGGTGCCGGCGGGGCCCAGGGACAGGGGCCGGCCCAGATCGACATCGCCACGTTCCAGCAAGTGGACCTTCGGGTGGCGGAAGTGCTGGCGGCCGAACGCATCCAGGGCGCGGATCGGCTGCTGAAGCTGCAGGTGGACGTGGGCGGCGAGCGGCGCCAGATCGTGGCCGGCATCGCTCAGCATTACGCGCCGGAAGAGCTGGTGGGCCGCCGCATCGTCATCGTGGCGAACTTGAAGCCGGCCAAGCTGCGCGGCGAGCTGTCGCAGGGTATGCTGCTGGCGGCGACGGATGAAGACGGCGTCCTCAGCCTGCTGACTACGGACAAGAACGTCAAGCCGGGGGCCAAGGTCAAGTGA
- a CDS encoding AbrB family transcriptional regulator, whose amino-acid sequence MKSTGIVRKVDELGRVVIPIELRRTLQIEEKDALEIYVDGERIILKKYEPACVFCGNAAEVRHFRGKNVCKNCLREMQSLLVDEPA is encoded by the coding sequence GTGAAGTCCACGGGCATCGTCCGCAAAGTCGACGAGCTGGGGCGGGTCGTCATCCCCATTGAGCTGCGCCGCACGCTGCAGATCGAGGAGAAGGACGCGCTCGAAATCTACGTCGACGGGGAACGGATTATCCTGAAAAAGTACGAGCCGGCGTGCGTGTTCTGCGGCAACGCGGCCGAGGTGCGGCACTTCCGCGGCAAGAACGTGTGCAAGAACTGCCTGCGGGAAATGCAATCGCTGCTCGTGGACGAGCCGGCGTAA
- the holB gene encoding DNA polymerase III subunit delta': MSVKDRWDIRGQPAAVHMLRNALRTGRLAHAYLFVGPKGVGKATTAEMVAAGVVCEAGDPAQRPCGECPACVDVAARRHVDVFWVEPEGDKILIDQVRALQQQAMLKAVRGRCKVFLVEAVDTATEQAQNALLKVLEEPPGETVLILIAHNETPLLPTIVSRCVVVRFGPLPKDVAAGILRERFGYGDAAELGAALGDGSIEAATRLSPEELLQRRRAALDFFAELRRSDITAAPRLAESWHKRRDELVEMLDILQIWLRDVLLVQHRPDALREPETWLVNVDLKDELERWAAAMAPDAVLAALEHVLAFRRRLADNVGLRSLVDVLFVDLAACGRPVVA, from the coding sequence ATGAGCGTCAAAGACCGCTGGGACATCCGCGGACAGCCGGCCGCGGTGCATATGCTGCGCAACGCCTTGCGGACGGGCCGCCTCGCGCACGCGTATCTCTTCGTGGGCCCGAAAGGCGTCGGCAAGGCCACGACGGCGGAGATGGTCGCCGCCGGCGTGGTGTGCGAAGCGGGTGATCCCGCGCAGCGGCCGTGCGGGGAGTGTCCCGCGTGCGTCGACGTGGCGGCGCGCCGGCACGTGGACGTGTTCTGGGTGGAACCCGAAGGCGACAAGATCTTGATCGATCAGGTGCGGGCCCTGCAGCAGCAGGCCATGCTGAAAGCCGTCCGCGGGCGCTGCAAGGTGTTTCTGGTCGAAGCCGTCGACACCGCCACGGAGCAAGCGCAAAACGCGTTGCTGAAAGTGCTGGAAGAGCCGCCGGGCGAGACGGTGTTGATCTTAATCGCACACAACGAAACGCCCCTTCTGCCCACCATCGTGTCGCGCTGCGTCGTCGTCCGCTTCGGGCCGCTGCCGAAAGACGTGGCCGCGGGCATCTTGCGGGAGCGTTTCGGCTACGGCGACGCGGCGGAGCTCGGGGCGGCTCTGGGCGACGGCAGCATCGAAGCGGCGACGCGGCTTTCGCCCGAGGAGCTCTTGCAGCGGCGCCGGGCGGCGCTGGACTTTTTCGCGGAGCTGCGGCGTTCGGACATCACCGCCGCCCCGCGCTTGGCGGAGAGCTGGCACAAGCGCCGCGACGAGCTGGTCGAGATGCTGGACATCTTGCAAATTTGGCTGCGGGACGTGCTGCTGGTGCAGCACCGGCCCGATGCGCTGCGCGAGCCGGAAACGTGGCTCGTGAACGTGGATCTGAAAGACGAGCTGGAACGCTGGGCCGCGGCCATGGCGCCTGACGCCGTCCTGGCGGCGCTGGAGCACGTGCTGGCGTTTCGCCGGCGCCTGGCGGACAACGTGGGCCTGCGTTCGCTCGTGGACGTCTTGTTCGTCGACTTGGCCGCGTGCGGGCGGCCGGTCGTGGCATAG
- the rsmI gene encoding 16S rRNA (cytidine(1402)-2'-O)-methyltransferase: MAGGQGRATAARAGGFWGKLYVCGTPIGNLEDVTLRVLRVLREVDVIAAEDTRHTRKLLNHYKINTPLFSLHEHNERARIAELLKRLQSGQSVALVSDAGMPAISDPGGALIAAAAQEGVEIVVVPGPTAFVAALVGSGLPSDRFAFEGFLPRHPARRRERLEELAYDPRTLVFYEAPHRLVETLQAMLEVWGDRPACVARELTKAFEEWQRAPLSQLAAYWAAHTPRGEFVIVVAGAPQAAGRAAGEDGEKALDEASLAAAVRSRMAAGMDKKTAVKAVADEFGVPRRVVYRAALEIDAVDEEEE, from the coding sequence ATGGCCGGCGGACAAGGACGGGCAACCGCGGCCCGTGCGGGCGGGTTCTGGGGGAAGTTGTACGTCTGCGGCACGCCCATCGGCAACTTGGAGGACGTGACGCTGCGGGTGCTGCGCGTCCTGCGCGAGGTGGACGTCATCGCGGCGGAAGACACGCGGCACACCCGCAAGCTGCTCAACCATTACAAGATCAACACGCCCCTCTTCAGCCTCCACGAGCACAACGAGCGGGCCCGCATCGCCGAGCTGCTCAAGCGGCTCCAGTCGGGCCAGTCGGTGGCGCTGGTGTCGGATGCCGGCATGCCCGCCATTAGCGATCCCGGCGGGGCGCTGATCGCCGCGGCTGCGCAGGAAGGCGTCGAGATCGTGGTCGTGCCCGGGCCGACGGCGTTCGTCGCGGCGCTGGTCGGCTCCGGCCTGCCCAGCGATCGCTTTGCCTTCGAAGGCTTCTTGCCGCGGCATCCGGCCCGGCGGCGGGAGCGGCTGGAAGAGCTGGCGTACGACCCGCGCACGCTCGTCTTCTATGAGGCGCCCCACCGCTTGGTCGAGACGCTGCAGGCCATGCTGGAAGTCTGGGGCGATCGGCCCGCGTGCGTGGCGCGCGAGCTGACCAAAGCGTTCGAAGAATGGCAGCGGGCGCCGCTGTCGCAGCTGGCGGCGTACTGGGCCGCGCACACCCCGCGCGGCGAGTTCGTCATCGTCGTCGCGGGCGCGCCGCAAGCGGCCGGGCGTGCAGCCGGGGAGGACGGCGAGAAAGCGCTCGACGAGGCGTCGCTGGCCGCGGCGGTCCGGAGCCGCATGGCCGCCGGCATGGACAAAAAAACCGCCGTGAAGGCGGTGGCGGACGAATTCGGCGTCCCGCGGCGCGTCGTCTACCGCGCCGCGCTGGAGATCGACGCCGTGGACGAGGAGGAAGAGTAA